The genomic stretch AACCAGCAAGAAAAAAGATGAGAAAACTAAACTGCTTCTCGCTACCTATGCACTTGTTTCACGTACAAACAAAGATGACAcaatgaaagaaagaaaaaaattactggATATATATGACACAGAGGATAAAAGCAACAAGGTAAAACCCTGCAAAAATGGCAACATAAATTTAAAAGGCAACAACAATCAGAAGCAAATCCTgaataaaattggtttgttaaaAAGAACTAGAAGAGATGCAATATGTGCCTTTAACAAAGATGAGGAGAAGGGATTGAAAGTTTACTTGCACTTTGAAAAGACAAATAAGACGCTGGACGAAATAGTTAGTAAAATACCTTTGTAATTCTGTTACGATTTACTCCAGCAAGACCTGGTCCTCTCCTCATGATTATTCAGTGTACATGACAATTATACTATTCTAATATATAGAGAATATAATACAAGACTTTGCAAATGTGCTAGTGGTAAAACATGGTAACGTGATTAAGAAAACTTGTTGAGATGTAATATTTTATTAACCACTTATGTTCACATTTATGTAAAAagcttttcttaaaaaagaaataaagaagtGGACATTTGTGGTTTTGACAAGACAAACAGAACCTATTTTCTCATGTTTGCTTTAAATAATTCAATAGCAAAGTCAATAACATCAGCTAATTCATAATTAATTCAAGCTTTTGTTTCAAATTGATAAACGTATATTCACAGACTTTAAAGGAAGGAAATTATAAGATACACCAACGCAAGAAAATgcacagaaatgtttttatcacGTTTTTTTGATAAAGCTGACAGAAAATGTGTTTCCAAAACACTATTTTCTCAAACGCATGTACATAAGTAAGTAAACTTCTGTTAAGACCTCACATGTGTAAAATTAAGATTGTTTGAATGGATATTCTTTTTTGGCAACATCATTTTCTTACATTACATCATTTCCATGAAGTTCATTAGGGTTTATAACCATTACAATGTTAGCATAATCACTAATGGTTTAATTGACCTCCTCAAGAAGTCATCAGTGCAACTACATCTAGAATAACGTTTTATGCCATTTTTGCTCTCCaatcaaaaatgttatttaaatcTTCATCAGAATCATCTGAGCCATCAATGTCTTCATTCTGTTCTaatatttcctttttatttttctctaacTTGGCACGATTACTCTTTTTGACAAGTTTCTTAAGCTTTTCCACACGTGATAGGCATGACCTaacatagaaaaaaaaagtcaCTTAATGCATTGATACATATTAATTTTACAGGTGTAAAACTGTTCTGTATTACAAATCTAATAGTTTCAGTTTTGTTTGAGCAGTATGGTATTGGTATACATACATGCATTATTAAAACCACAATGTGATAACAACTGAATTTCAAAATATTGAATTAGTTCACAAAACGATCCAGTTCAATTAGATTTTTCCATTCAAGGAGACCATAGGAGCATTGGGaagatttctgaaaatttaAGGAGATTCAAGGTGTGGCTACCCTAATGTTCAGCAAATAGCACAGCCGTGTATTTCATATGTACTCTTCTTAGGTATAATTCACTGGTAAAATCCTGATAAAATCACACACCTAATCATTTTGCAGCTGTGTTAacagaataaataataaaaaatacttcATGTTATTAAGCTCAGCCATATCTTTCAACATTTCAGCTTCTTCATCCTCCTCATCTTGTATTGTTTCAGAAATCTACAAATGTAAATTGAATAAACTGTAGTGTCAGGTCCTCGAAGCCTTGATAAATTTAAGTACCATGAGTAGTTGTGCAGGTGTACATCATAGAAAAGGGACTGGtaataaataaagtaaattaATAACTTCCTTATGGAAAGTTTATCACTTGATTAGTGAGATTAGCTAAAAAATTTAGAACTTCTTTTAAAGGGGCTAAAAACCAGCCTTTAAGTAAGATCTCGGTCATTGATATTACTCTCCATCCTGGCATATTGATAACAATATTGTGTAATAACCAGACAACTCAGAAGCTCAACAAGAAGAAATTATACAGGCTTTATTGCCACATATGGACAACTCGTTAatgaataattacttttttataatttgctaaaaaaatagaTACACTATCTTTCAGTATtcttttttaacagtaaaataaggtctgtaaaatataatgCTTAACAGtaaaatcgaaagtttgttgTGATGCGGAAGCAAAGACAACACAAGGGGTtgcaaaaaagtaaaataagctATGGTCTGTAAAGTGATGCAAAAAATGCTATACTACTAAGCCTTAAGATTGCTATTGCCTCAACTGCCTTTTTATGCAATGATTTGGTATGATTCTGTGCAgaattaagaagaaaaaagctAGCTAGGCAGGTCAAAAAACTTCAAAGAttcttttaccaaaaaaatttgatttaaaaggcAAGTGCTTACATAAAATAAACTAtgtctattaaatatttataaggCACTTCTCTGTcgttttcagttatatttgagTGAATAATATAATAACCAAGATGatttaagatgttgtttttgtccttgTACCTCAAACTTTCTAACTGCAATTAGCTTGTTTTTTGTGTAAGTCACTGAAGTCAAACATCGACAGCTTGTTTTGTAGTCCCTTGGAACACAAGAATACAAATGGAGGTTTCTAAAATGCTAATGTAGTCTAAAGAAGTATGCATTCAAAGATGGTTATTCAGAATATGCATACAGAATAATAAGAGATCAAACATACTTTGGTTTCTTCTTGTatcattttttgaaacttttcccACTCTTCATCTTGTGGATCCTTAAATTCCACATTTCGAGCCTagaatgaaaaagaaagaaggcTAAATGTTACTGTAGTTTGTGCAAATTATTATAAAACCCAGTTAAAAAAACTGCACTTTTAAAAACTTGCAAAATGGTATACTTTAGTGATAACATTTCTTCTGATACCTGATGTTTAAAACCTCAGATCATTATTAATTCTGTCAAAGAAATCACAGTGAAAATAGACGATACCAGagaacaacataaaataacctTTGCGTCTTGCTTTGGGTCATCAAAAAATCCTTCAGGTAGCTGTTCTGAGGTTGAACTAGCTTTTCTAGAAAATAAATAGCAATTATTATTGAATATTGTGCAGTGTATTTGGGTGTACTATGGTCAAAATAAATGTTTCAGCAAAAAAGTATAATCTCAACCAGTAGTTATGCATATAAATCACCTTTTTCTTGGATTATTTTTTTCGTCTGTCTCTTCTTTACTTTTTGAAGTACTAGATGACTTCTCGTCAAAGAAATCTGATTGAAAAAGTTCCAATATTATACATAACCATCTCATCAAGTAAATTTATACACATTAATAAATCCATACACACATGTTACGCATTACCTGAGGGCAGTGCATCTTTGTCAGGAGGGGCAGCAGTATTGTTTTCGCTATTGTTTATTGAGTTTTCGGTCTGTGAGTTTTCGGTCTGTAAGTTTTCAGCGTGGGCAACATTAGTTCTGTTGTTTACACTATCATCAAAAAAGTCTGGGGGCACATTGCCTACAAAAAACATGACAGTAACAAGAAGGCAAAAACAAAATGCAGTTCAATACAGCTCTCAATAACATAAATACTCAAATCTTCAACAAATCAATTAGATATTGCTGCACATTTTTTCTTGTTATATTGTACTCAATTCA from Hydractinia symbiolongicarpus strain clone_291-10 chromosome 12, HSymV2.1, whole genome shotgun sequence encodes the following:
- the LOC130621655 gene encoding zinc finger protein 830-like, with protein sequence MAAKSQELRKLMRQQKNTKKKIKHPLAKYNNLDQLVCIICNSVIKNEIVWNAHLQSKRHKENVSALKNKQFTPQQPISKPQPEAKSKPKPILKSILKKDRPDQCSNNKTIPNGNVPPDFFDDSVNNRTNVAHAENLQTENSQTENSINNSENNTAAPPDKDALPSDFFDEKSSSTSKSKEETDEKNNPRKRKASSTSEQLPEGFFDDPKQDAKARNVEFKDPQDEEWEKFQKMIQEETKISETIQDEEDEEAEMLKDMAELNNMKSCLSRVEKLKKLVKKSNRAKLEKNKKEILEQNEDIDGSDDSDEDLNNIFDWRAKMA